In Herbinix luporum, a single window of DNA contains:
- a CDS encoding calcium-translocating P-type ATPase, PMCA-type codes for MHWHSISIEDTVRELKTDIKHGLSMKEVQERQKLYGKNVIDAKKGKNLLQKFLAQFADFMIIVLICAAVLSLVVSYMEGKLNFVDPVIILLIIILNAFLGVLQETKAEKALEALKKMSAPTAHVLRENKVTVIPSSELVPGDIVILETGSFVPADCRLIHTVNLKVEEASLTGESHPVEKNAYEILLPDTNLADRHNMVMATSTILYGRGVAIVTAIGMDTQVGHIARMIMEDDTPDTPLQKRLARTGKTLGIAALIICCLVFIIGIYKDLPPFDMFMTSVSLAVAAIPEGLPAIVTIMLSLGVQRMAKKNAIIRKLPAVETLGSATVICSDKTGTLTQNVMTVTEISSATGKEEIKSDFGFFLLSHAALCCDAILQTVAGSSDVSGEPTEKALVLAAYNIGANKNDLDSMYKRIYEIPFDSTRKMMTTVHKSPDTSSYRSVTKGAYDFLIKRCTHIYKDNKQQPITSRDKNRLNAINEAMTGRALRVIALAYKNLPQFNKSDTSSLEKDLTFVGLIGMIDPPRKEVKEAVRICRQAGIKPVMITGDHILTAKAIAKDIGILTNQTEAITGEELSKMSTQRLNDTISRFSVFARVSPEHKVRIVKAFQSKGEVVAMTGDGVNDAPALKAADIGCAMGIAGTDVAKNASDMILTDDNFATIVSAVSEGRGIYDNIKKAVHFLLSSNIGEILTIFVAILFGLPTPLVAVQLLWVNLVTDSLPAISLGVEPPSKDIMLRKPVSPKKGMFADGLALQIVIEGFLIGSLALTAFVIGVKYYDAPGMHQTLNYQPWVGRTMAFSVLSLSQLFHSFNMRSNRSLSEIGILSNRSLAISFVICAFLQIAVVSLTPLAKVFQVVPLNLRQWATVFLLSITPIVVVELQKKIRKIG; via the coding sequence ATGCACTGGCATAGTATATCCATTGAAGACACCGTAAGGGAATTAAAAACTGATATAAAGCATGGTCTTTCCATGAAGGAAGTTCAAGAAAGGCAAAAGCTATATGGGAAAAATGTTATAGATGCAAAAAAGGGCAAAAATCTTTTGCAAAAATTTCTTGCTCAATTTGCGGACTTTATGATTATAGTCTTAATATGTGCAGCCGTATTATCTTTAGTTGTATCCTACATGGAAGGTAAACTTAACTTTGTTGATCCGGTAATAATTCTCTTGATTATTATACTTAATGCATTTCTTGGGGTGTTGCAGGAGACAAAAGCAGAAAAAGCTTTAGAGGCCCTAAAAAAAATGTCTGCCCCTACAGCCCATGTATTAAGAGAAAATAAAGTTACGGTAATTCCTTCCTCTGAACTGGTTCCGGGAGATATTGTTATCTTGGAGACCGGAAGTTTTGTACCTGCAGATTGCCGGCTTATACATACGGTAAATCTTAAGGTTGAAGAGGCCTCCTTAACAGGAGAATCCCATCCCGTTGAAAAAAATGCCTATGAAATATTACTTCCTGATACTAACTTGGCAGACAGACATAATATGGTTATGGCTACAAGCACCATTCTATACGGAAGAGGGGTAGCTATAGTTACAGCTATCGGAATGGATACCCAGGTAGGACATATAGCCAGAATGATAATGGAAGATGATACTCCCGATACCCCTTTACAAAAGAGATTGGCTAGAACCGGTAAAACATTGGGGATTGCAGCTCTTATAATATGTTGCCTGGTTTTTATAATCGGAATATATAAAGATCTTCCCCCTTTTGATATGTTTATGACCTCTGTAAGCCTTGCTGTAGCTGCCATTCCTGAAGGTCTTCCGGCCATTGTAACTATTATGCTCTCCCTTGGAGTACAGAGAATGGCTAAGAAAAACGCAATTATCAGGAAGCTTCCCGCTGTTGAGACTTTAGGCAGTGCCACAGTTATTTGTTCCGATAAAACCGGAACCCTAACACAGAATGTTATGACAGTTACAGAGATTTCCTCTGCAACAGGTAAAGAAGAAATAAAAAGCGATTTTGGATTCTTTCTCCTATCCCATGCTGCCCTTTGTTGCGATGCCATATTACAAACAGTGGCAGGCAGCAGTGATGTAAGCGGTGAACCTACAGAAAAAGCCTTGGTTCTTGCTGCATATAATATTGGAGCCAATAAAAATGATTTAGATTCAATGTATAAAAGGATTTATGAAATTCCCTTTGATTCAACAAGGAAGATGATGACTACGGTACATAAATCTCCCGATACTTCCTCCTATCGAAGTGTTACCAAGGGTGCATATGACTTTTTAATTAAGCGATGTACCCATATATATAAGGATAATAAACAGCAACCTATAACATCCCGGGATAAAAATCGCCTAAATGCTATTAATGAAGCTATGACAGGCCGGGCTCTTAGGGTTATCGCCCTTGCCTATAAAAACCTTCCTCAGTTTAATAAATCTGATACTTCAAGTCTTGAGAAAGATTTAACCTTTGTAGGCCTAATAGGAATGATAGATCCTCCTCGCAAAGAGGTAAAAGAGGCTGTTAGAATCTGCCGTCAGGCAGGAATTAAGCCGGTTATGATAACCGGTGATCATATACTAACAGCTAAAGCCATTGCAAAAGATATAGGTATTTTGACAAATCAAACTGAGGCTATAACCGGTGAGGAACTATCCAAAATGTCTACTCAGCGGCTAAATGATACCATATCCCGTTTCAGTGTATTTGCAAGGGTATCCCCTGAGCATAAAGTAAGAATTGTTAAAGCCTTTCAGAGCAAGGGAGAAGTTGTAGCCATGACCGGAGACGGTGTAAACGATGCACCGGCCCTAAAGGCTGCTGATATCGGATGTGCCATGGGTATAGCCGGTACTGATGTGGCAAAGAACGCCTCGGATATGATACTTACCGATGATAATTTTGCAACCATTGTATCCGCTGTTTCGGAAGGAAGAGGTATTTATGATAACATTAAAAAAGCCGTACATTTTCTTCTTTCCAGTAATATAGGAGAAATACTTACAATATTTGTGGCAATACTTTTTGGCCTACCTACTCCCCTGGTAGCTGTCCAACTGCTTTGGGTAAATCTTGTAACCGATTCACTGCCTGCTATTTCCTTGGGAGTCGAACCACCCTCTAAAGATATAATGCTAAGAAAACCTGTATCACCAAAGAAGGGAATGTTTGCTGACGGTCTGGCACTGCAAATTGTAATAGAAGGATTCCTTATAGGCTCTTTGGCCCTAACTGCCTTTGTTATAGGAGTAAAATACTACGACGCACCGGGAATGCACCAAACCCTAAATTACCAACCTTGGGTAGGAAGAACCATGGCCTTTTCAGTATTAAGTCTGTCTCAGCTGTTTCATTCTTTTAATATGAGAAGCAACCGCTCCCTATCGGAAATCGGAATCCTTAGTAATAGAAGTCTGGCCATATCATTTGTTATATGTGCATTTTTACAAATAGCTGTAGTTTCATTAACACCTTTAGCAAAGGTATTTCAAGTAGTACCATTAAATTTACGTCAATGGGCAACTGTATTTTTATTGTCTATTACCCCCATAGTTGTAGTAGAGCTTCAAAAGAAAATAAGAAAAATAGGATGA
- a CDS encoding MATE family efflux transporter, protein MTKTITRDMTIGNPTKLILNFTLPMLIGNIFQQFYNMVDSIVVGKFVNKDALSAVGATGSITYLIFSLVFGMSAGISIVISQYYGAGDYEKVRKSFATATYVLFLVSLIMGTVGFFTSRPLLKLLGTHQDIIDQSHTYMKILYIGILGTACYNGISAVLRALGDAITPLVFLIIASILNVVLDLIFVIVFNMGVAGVAIATIISQFLSGIGCIIYAFKKVKILRIPLKEFKPDREIFIKCIRLGVPVALQNSLIAVSMMTLQSVVNSFQDTIKIAAFTAVNRIEQLVMQPSMSLGAAVASFTGQNIGADKIDRVKKGAKSATKIILIFSLLMLPVMYFGGQYIMRLFTKKEDFEVVMYGVEGIRITCFFYSFLGLIFITRNFLSGAGDIRIPMIMGFIEVIVRVSLSKYLSGIIGFNGVFLATGLTWFATGIFGSIRVVSGKWKDKSIVSKRA, encoded by the coding sequence ATGACTAAAACAATAACAAGAGATATGACTATAGGTAACCCAACAAAACTAATATTAAACTTCACACTACCAATGTTAATTGGAAATATATTTCAACAGTTCTATAATATGGTTGACTCCATAGTTGTTGGGAAATTTGTGAATAAGGATGCCTTATCAGCAGTGGGAGCCACAGGGTCAATAACCTATCTGATTTTTAGTTTGGTATTTGGTATGTCGGCAGGTATTTCCATTGTAATATCACAGTATTACGGAGCTGGAGATTATGAAAAGGTAAGAAAGAGTTTTGCCACTGCCACATATGTTCTTTTTTTAGTTTCCCTTATTATGGGCACGGTTGGGTTTTTTACAAGTCGGCCACTACTTAAGCTTTTGGGTACTCACCAAGATATTATAGATCAATCCCATACCTATATGAAAATCTTATATATTGGGATTCTTGGTACAGCCTGTTATAATGGTATATCTGCGGTCCTTCGTGCTTTAGGTGACGCTATAACCCCTTTGGTTTTTTTAATTATTGCCAGTATATTAAATGTGGTATTAGATTTGATATTTGTTATTGTATTTAATATGGGTGTTGCCGGTGTTGCTATTGCTACAATAATTTCTCAGTTTTTATCAGGTATAGGATGTATAATATATGCCTTTAAGAAGGTAAAGATTCTACGTATTCCCCTTAAGGAATTTAAGCCTGATAGGGAAATATTTATAAAATGTATTCGTTTAGGAGTACCGGTAGCCTTACAAAACTCACTTATAGCCGTATCTATGATGACATTACAATCGGTTGTTAACAGCTTTCAAGATACTATTAAAATAGCAGCTTTTACAGCGGTAAACCGTATAGAACAACTGGTTATGCAGCCATCTATGTCCTTGGGGGCGGCAGTTGCTTCATTTACAGGTCAAAATATTGGTGCAGATAAGATTGATCGTGTGAAAAAAGGAGCAAAATCAGCCACTAAAATAATATTAATATTTAGTCTACTAATGCTTCCGGTTATGTATTTTGGCGGACAATATATAATGAGATTATTTACTAAAAAAGAAGATTTTGAAGTGGTAATGTATGGGGTAGAGGGAATAAGAATTACATGCTTTTTCTATAGCTTTTTAGGACTTATATTTATTACAAGGAACTTTTTAAGCGGTGCCGGTGATATAAGAATTCCCATGATTATGGGATTTATTGAGGTAATTGTTAGGGTATCTTTATCAAAATACTTGTCCGGCATTATAGGATTTAATGGGGTTTTTCTGGCCACCGGATTGACTTGGTTTGCTACGGGTATATTCGGCAGTATAAGGGTTGTTTCTGGAAAGTGGAAGGATAAGTCCATAGTTTCAAAAAGGGCATAA
- a CDS encoding DedA family protein, translating into MNTISELINEYGLVAMFIIIMLEYACFPVSSEIVLPLSGAVASINNTHFLIILPLSIMAGLIGTGICYAVGWFGGAAIINTIKRKFPKSAKSIEASYDSFSKNGSWAVCIGRVIPLVRTYIALIAGAVRLSPSTYFPASLLGISIWNTLLIGIGYSLRENYNRVAIYYQRYKHYLIPIFLVSAIYLLISNLYKKKKKKSLIDYDN; encoded by the coding sequence ATGAATACTATTTCTGAATTAATTAATGAATATGGATTAGTGGCTATGTTTATCATAATTATGCTGGAATATGCCTGCTTTCCCGTATCCAGTGAAATAGTCCTTCCCCTTTCAGGTGCGGTGGCCTCTATTAATAATACTCATTTTCTTATAATTCTACCATTAAGTATCATGGCAGGCCTTATAGGAACCGGTATATGCTATGCTGTAGGCTGGTTTGGAGGAGCAGCTATTATTAATACTATAAAAAGAAAATTTCCAAAATCAGCAAAATCCATTGAGGCTTCCTATGATAGTTTTAGTAAAAACGGCTCTTGGGCTGTTTGTATAGGCCGTGTTATTCCCTTGGTCCGTACCTATATTGCACTTATTGCCGGAGCAGTAAGACTAAGTCCCTCTACCTATTTTCCCGCTTCTCTTTTAGGAATTTCCATATGGAATACCCTTTTAATTGGTATTGGTTATTCCTTAAGAGAAAATTATAATAGGGTTGCCATTTATTATCAGCGCTACAAACATTACCTAATACCTATATTTTTGGTATCTGCCATATATCTATTAATTAGCAATCTATATAAGAAAAAGAAGAAAAAATCTCTAATTGATTATGACAACTAA
- the leuS gene encoding leucine--tRNA ligase gives MSAPYNHKVIEKKWRKYWEENPVNVNDGKKPKYYCLDMFPYPSGSGLHVGHWRGYVISDVWSRYKMLKGYYIIHPMGWDAFGLPAENYALKMGVHPSVSTAENIANFKKQVKDIAAIYDWDMEINTTDPEFYKWTQWIFVKMFKAGLAYQKEMPINWCPSCKTGLANEEVVNGECERCNSPVTKKNLKQWMLKITAYADRLLNDLDKLDWPEKVKKMQSEWIGKSYGAEIDFAVDGSDKTIRVYTTRPDTLYGATFMVLAPEHAMAKELATAENKELVEEYIYKASMKSSVDRLQDKEKTGVFTGSYAINPLNNKKIPIWLSDYVLADYGTGAIMCVPAHDERDFEFAKKFDIPIVQVISKDGKEDAELKEAYTQPGIMINSDRWNGMDSEKAKKEVPDLLEKQGIGKKTVNYKLRDWVFSRQRYWGEPIPIVHCKDCGAVPVPEEELPLLLPDIEKYEPTGTGESPLANIQDWVNTTCPACGKAAKRETNTMPQWAGSSWYFLRYVDNKNDKELVGKDKAEKYLPVDMYVGGVEHAVLHLLYARFYTKFLNDIGVIDFDEPFTRLFNQGMIGKDGAKMSKSKGNVISPDGLIEEYGCDSLRLYELFVGPPELDSEWDDRGIEGVYRFINRFYNLVVANKDKTLEATEEMIKIRNRFVYDITTRIENFNLNTVISGFMEYNNKMIDLAKKAGGIDRDTLQTAIILLAPFAPHVSEELWSQLGNTGSVFDNTWPEYDEDKMKDSEIEIAVQINGKTKGTLMIPAEASKDQVLSIVKETMADKITGTIIKEIYVPGKIVNIVVK, from the coding sequence ATGTCAGCACCTTATAATCATAAGGTAATCGAGAAGAAATGGAGAAAATATTGGGAAGAGAACCCGGTCAATGTAAATGACGGTAAGAAGCCCAAATACTACTGTTTAGATATGTTCCCATACCCATCAGGAAGCGGGCTTCATGTTGGACATTGGAGAGGATATGTAATAAGTGATGTGTGGAGCAGGTATAAGATGCTCAAGGGTTATTATATTATTCATCCCATGGGCTGGGATGCCTTTGGACTTCCTGCAGAGAACTATGCTCTTAAGATGGGAGTTCATCCTAGTGTTTCCACTGCAGAAAATATTGCAAACTTTAAAAAACAAGTTAAGGATATAGCTGCTATTTATGACTGGGATATGGAGATCAATACCACAGATCCTGAATTTTACAAATGGACTCAATGGATCTTTGTAAAGATGTTCAAGGCAGGGCTTGCCTACCAAAAGGAAATGCCTATTAACTGGTGTCCTTCATGTAAAACCGGTTTAGCCAATGAAGAAGTAGTAAACGGAGAATGTGAACGTTGCAATTCTCCTGTTACAAAAAAGAACTTAAAGCAGTGGATGTTAAAAATAACAGCATATGCAGATCGTCTGCTTAATGATTTGGATAAACTGGATTGGCCTGAAAAGGTTAAAAAGATGCAGTCCGAATGGATTGGTAAAAGCTATGGTGCAGAGATAGACTTTGCAGTTGACGGAAGTGATAAGACCATACGGGTTTATACCACAAGACCTGATACCTTATATGGTGCAACCTTTATGGTACTTGCCCCCGAACATGCCATGGCAAAAGAACTGGCTACAGCAGAGAATAAGGAATTGGTAGAGGAATATATCTATAAGGCCTCTATGAAATCATCTGTGGATCGTCTTCAGGATAAAGAAAAGACGGGAGTATTTACAGGAAGTTATGCAATTAATCCTCTTAATAATAAAAAAATACCTATTTGGTTGTCCGATTATGTTCTGGCTGATTATGGTACAGGGGCTATTATGTGTGTTCCTGCCCATGATGAAAGGGACTTTGAGTTTGCCAAAAAATTTGATATTCCTATTGTGCAGGTAATATCCAAAGACGGCAAAGAAGATGCGGAGCTAAAAGAGGCTTATACACAGCCGGGAATTATGATTAATTCTGACCGGTGGAATGGTATGGATTCTGAAAAGGCAAAAAAAGAGGTACCCGATTTATTAGAAAAGCAGGGAATAGGTAAAAAGACAGTTAACTATAAGCTTAGGGATTGGGTATTTTCAAGACAGAGATATTGGGGAGAGCCAATTCCCATTGTTCATTGTAAGGATTGCGGAGCGGTGCCGGTTCCTGAGGAAGAACTGCCATTATTATTGCCGGATATAGAAAAATATGAACCTACCGGTACCGGGGAATCTCCTCTGGCCAATATCCAGGACTGGGTTAACACCACATGTCCGGCCTGTGGCAAAGCTGCTAAGAGGGAGACCAATACCATGCCTCAGTGGGCAGGTTCATCTTGGTATTTCCTTCGTTATGTTGATAATAAAAATGATAAAGAACTGGTGGGAAAAGACAAGGCTGAAAAATATCTGCCGGTAGATATGTATGTAGGTGGTGTGGAACATGCTGTACTCCACTTATTATATGCCAGATTCTATACAAAATTCTTGAATGATATAGGTGTAATAGATTTTGACGAACCCTTTACCAGACTCTTTAATCAGGGTATGATTGGTAAGGACGGAGCCAAGATGAGTAAGTCTAAGGGCAATGTAATATCACCGGATGGACTTATTGAAGAATATGGCTGTGACTCCTTAAGACTTTATGAATTATTTGTAGGTCCTCCCGAACTAGATTCCGAATGGGATGATAGGGGAATTGAGGGAGTATACCGTTTTATAAACCGTTTCTATAATTTGGTTGTGGCTAATAAGGACAAAACCCTTGAAGCAACTGAGGAAATGATAAAAATCAGGAACCGTTTTGTATATGATATAACCACAAGAATAGAAAATTTCAACTTAAATACGGTTATAAGCGGATTTATGGAATACAATAATAAGATGATAGACTTGGCTAAAAAAGCCGGTGGAATAGACCGTGATACCCTACAAACAGCCATTATTCTGCTTGCACCTTTTGCACCCCATGTAAGTGAAGAATTATGGTCTCAGCTGGGTAATACAGGTTCAGTATTTGATAATACTTGGCCTGAATATGATGAAGATAAGATGAAGGATAGCGAAATCGAGATAGCAGTCCAAATCAATGGAAAAACAAAAGGTACCCTTATGATTCCAGCAGAAGCTTCTAAGGATCAAGTACTTTCCATCGTTAAAGAAACCATGGCAGATAAGATTACCGGTACTATAATAAAAGAAATTTATGTTCCGGGAAAAATAGTTAACATTGTAGTAAAATAA
- a CDS encoding CDP-alcohol phosphatidyltransferase family protein has translation MKILTRFTKKDLWSIPNILCYIRFLLIPVFVMQYIRAQQPREYFQAAAVVLASGLTDFLDGFIARTFNMVTEFGKLIDPLADKATQAALIFVLVVKIKWMFLLLILFVAMQLFMLIAGLAMLKKDRRLDGSKWFGKVSTTVFYAVMLVLVALPNLDQTIVNILMIICGAFLALSFALYAREYFRMYREVKREESNNVGMVNTHS, from the coding sequence ATGAAAATTCTTACCAGATTTACTAAAAAGGACTTATGGAGCATCCCGAATATTTTATGTTATATTCGTTTCCTATTAATTCCGGTATTTGTGATGCAGTATATTAGGGCTCAGCAACCAAGAGAATATTTTCAAGCAGCAGCAGTTGTTTTAGCCTCAGGACTTACAGACTTTTTGGATGGATTTATTGCAAGAACCTTTAATATGGTAACTGAGTTTGGCAAACTAATCGATCCTTTGGCTGATAAAGCGACCCAGGCAGCCTTAATATTTGTATTAGTAGTTAAAATAAAATGGATGTTTTTGCTCCTAATTCTTTTTGTAGCAATGCAGTTATTTATGTTGATAGCCGGTTTGGCTATGCTAAAAAAAGATAGGAGGTTAGATGGTTCAAAATGGTTTGGTAAGGTATCTACAACGGTATTTTACGCAGTAATGTTGGTGTTGGTGGCACTGCCCAATTTAGATCAAACCATAGTGAATATTCTAATGATAATTTGTGGAGCATTTTTAGCCTTATCATTTGCACTTTATGCTAGGGAATATTTTAGAATGTACCGAGAGGTAAAACGTGAAGAAAGTAATAATGTTGGAATGGTTAATACTCACTCTTAA
- a CDS encoding S-ribosylhomocysteine lyase codes for MKQIASFTIDHIRLLPGIYVSRKDMLGKEIITTFDLRITKPNREPVMGTGEIHTIEHLGATYLRNHEKYGDKTIYFGPMGCRTGFYLLLGGEYKSKDIVPLITEMFEFIRDFEGDIPGATAINCGNYSDMNLDKAKQYAKDYLDKVLYNIDDEHLNYPI; via the coding sequence ATGAAGCAAATAGCCAGTTTTACCATTGATCATATAAGATTGTTACCCGGTATCTATGTATCAAGAAAAGATATGCTGGGGAAAGAAATTATAACAACCTTTGACCTTCGTATAACAAAACCTAACCGGGAGCCTGTTATGGGAACCGGTGAGATTCATACAATTGAACACTTAGGAGCCACCTATCTAAGAAATCATGAGAAATATGGAGACAAAACCATATACTTTGGCCCTATGGGCTGTAGAACAGGTTTTTATCTTCTACTTGGGGGAGAATATAAGTCCAAGGATATAGTCCCCTTGATTACCGAAATGTTTGAGTTTATTCGTGATTTTGAAGGGGATATCCCCGGGGCCACAGCCATAAATTGTGGTAATTATTCAGATATGAATCTGGATAAAGCCAAACAATATGCCAAGGATTATCTGGATAAAGTTCTATATAATATTGATGATGAACATTTAAACTATCCTATATAA
- the melA gene encoding alpha-glucosidase/alpha-galactosidase, producing MVKIAFLGAGSTVFARNVLGDCMCTPCLQDAEIALYDIDGKRLEESEIILKAINKNINSSRAKIYTYLGEDKRKDALRNADFVVNAIQVGGYDPCTIIDFEIPKKYGLRQTIADTLGIGGIMRGLRTIPVMRDIARDMEEVCPNALLLNYTNPMSILTGYMLRYTKVRTVGLCHSVQICSRDLLKGLGMEDKLEGRSELIAGINHMAWLLEIKDKEGNDLYPEIRKRAIIKNSNEKHHDMVRYEYIKHLGYYCTESSEHNAEYNPFFIKSKYPELIERFNIPLDEYPRRCVNQIEGWEEEKNKILQDGKITHERSREYASYIMEAIITNKPIKIGGNVLNTGLIDNLPSEACVEVPCLVDGNGISPCHVGRLPVQLAAMNMTNINVHLLTIEAAHTKSREKIYQAAMLDPHTAAELSIDDIVKMCDEMIKAHGEYMKDYI from the coding sequence ATGGTTAAAATAGCTTTTTTAGGGGCCGGTAGTACAGTTTTTGCCAGAAATGTATTAGGAGACTGTATGTGTACCCCTTGTCTGCAGGATGCGGAAATTGCCTTGTATGATATTGATGGCAAAAGACTGGAAGAATCAGAAATTATACTTAAGGCAATAAATAAAAACATAAATTCTTCCAGAGCAAAAATATATACATATTTAGGTGAAGATAAAAGAAAAGATGCACTAAGAAATGCAGATTTTGTAGTTAACGCAATTCAGGTTGGGGGATATGATCCATGTACCATTATTGATTTTGAAATACCTAAAAAATATGGTTTAAGACAGACCATAGCCGATACATTGGGAATTGGGGGAATAATGAGGGGCTTAAGGACAATTCCTGTTATGAGAGACATTGCCAGGGATATGGAAGAAGTCTGTCCAAATGCCTTACTTTTAAACTATACTAATCCCATGTCAATATTGACCGGGTACATGCTAAGATATACTAAAGTACGGACCGTCGGTTTATGTCACAGTGTGCAAATCTGTTCTCGTGATCTGCTTAAGGGCCTGGGTATGGAAGATAAGCTAGAGGGCCGTAGTGAGCTTATTGCCGGAATTAATCATATGGCATGGCTTTTAGAGATAAAGGATAAGGAGGGCAATGATCTTTATCCCGAGATTAGAAAGCGGGCTATTATAAAGAATAGCAATGAGAAGCATCATGATATGGTTAGGTATGAATATATCAAACATCTGGGTTATTATTGTACAGAATCCAGTGAGCATAACGCAGAATATAATCCATTTTTTATAAAATCCAAATATCCGGAATTAATCGAAAGATTTAATATTCCTCTAGACGAATATCCAAGAAGATGTGTAAATCAGATTGAAGGGTGGGAAGAGGAGAAAAACAAGATCTTACAGGACGGTAAAATCACCCATGAAAGAAGCAGGGAATATGCTTCTTATATTATGGAAGCTATAATTACTAATAAGCCAATTAAGATAGGGGGAAATGTTTTAAATACAGGATTAATTGATAATCTGCCCTCTGAAGCATGCGTAGAGGTTCCCTGCTTAGTTGATGGCAACGGAATTTCACCATGCCATGTGGGAAGGCTGCCGGTACAATTGGCTGCTATGAATATGACTAATATAAATGTTCATCTTTTAACCATAGAAGCCGCCCATACAAAGAGCAGGGAAAAAATATATCAGGCAGCCATGTTAGATCCCCATACTGCAGCAGAGTTGTCTATTGATGATATTGTGAAAATGTGCGATGAGATGATTAAGGCCCATGGAGAATATATGAAAGATTATATTTAA
- a CDS encoding HAD family hydrolase, translating into MYDSIIFDLDGTLWDSTKEVAKAWTEVKNKYPEVKDEITADKLKGLFGQLLEDIGIQLFQSVSKEKAIELIRQCCEYENEYLAKHGADLYPGIEELIIKLHKKYKLFIVSNCQEGYIQCFFKVYPQLEKYFTDYEYPGRSGKAKADNIKMVIERNNLKNPVYVGDTAGDAKAAKLAGVPFIYARYGFGQVEEYDDFIDKPLDLLEKLK; encoded by the coding sequence ATGTACGATAGTATAATATTTGACTTGGACGGAACTTTATGGGATTCAACTAAGGAGGTTGCTAAAGCCTGGACCGAAGTAAAGAACAAATATCCTGAGGTAAAGGATGAAATTACTGCTGACAAACTAAAAGGTTTATTTGGCCAATTACTTGAGGACATAGGAATCCAACTATTTCAAAGTGTATCTAAGGAGAAGGCTATAGAGCTTATTCGTCAGTGCTGCGAGTATGAGAATGAGTATTTGGCTAAACATGGTGCCGATTTATATCCGGGAATAGAAGAGCTTATTATAAAGCTTCATAAAAAATACAAACTTTTCATTGTAAGTAATTGTCAAGAAGGCTATATTCAGTGTTTCTTTAAAGTTTATCCCCAGCTTGAAAAATATTTTACAGATTATGAATATCCGGGTAGATCCGGGAAAGCCAAGGCCGATAATATAAAGATGGTTATTGAAAGAAATAATCTAAAAAACCCTGTATATGTAGGAGATACTGCAGGAGATGCTAAGGCTGCAAAGCTGGCCGGGGTACCTTTTATATATGCCAGATATGGTTTTGGACAGGTGGAAGAATATGATGATTTTATAGATAAACCCCTAGATCTTTTAGAAAAATTAAAATAG